The following are encoded in a window of Terriglobia bacterium genomic DNA:
- a CDS encoding carboxypeptidase-like regulatory domain-containing protein produces the protein MLRVLATFLFCTCVFSVSLFAQDRAAIDGMVRDASGAVIPNAIVELDSPETGLHLTAVTSPA, from the coding sequence ATGCTGCGAGTATTGGCGACGTTTTTGTTCTGCACCTGTGTTTTCAGTGTTTCCTTGTTTGCTCAGGATCGCGCAGCCATTGATGGCATGGTGAGGGATGCCTCAGGCGCCGTTATCCCGAATGCCATAGTCGAATTGGATTCGCCGGAAACCGGCCTTCATCTCACGGCGGTGACGAGCCCGGCCTGA